A genome region from Roseofilum capinflatum BLCC-M114 includes the following:
- a CDS encoding aldo/keto reductase, with product MQYRRFGRTNLPMPVFSCGGMRYQYKWQDKPLSEIPEENQHNLEATIRRALEVGITHIETARGYGTSELQLGQVLPKLPRDRLIVQTKVVPKPDPEEFRQNLETSLQNLQLDTIDLLGIHGINTQEIIEQTVRPGGCLDVAREYQKQGRIRFIGFSTHGPTDIITQAIETGQFDYVNLHWYYINQTNWPAIQAAQKHDVGVFIISPSDKGGQLYKPPQKLVDLCAPLSPMVFNDLFCLSHPQVHTLSLGAARPSDFEEHLKVLPLLDRADEVLPPILHRLEEAAIATFGENWYKTWHVGLPTPEETPNNINIPIILWLRNLALAYDLVEYAKMRYNLLGNGSHWFPGNKAHNLKVDLKPCLANSPHRNIIPDLLREADQLLGGQEVKRLSQS from the coding sequence ATGCAGTATCGACGATTTGGCAGAACCAATCTACCAATGCCTGTCTTCTCCTGTGGAGGGATGCGCTATCAATACAAGTGGCAAGATAAGCCCCTATCCGAAATTCCAGAAGAGAATCAGCACAATCTAGAGGCGACGATTCGCCGTGCTTTGGAGGTGGGAATTACCCATATCGAAACGGCGAGGGGCTATGGGACATCCGAGCTACAATTGGGTCAAGTTTTACCCAAACTACCCCGCGATCGCCTGATTGTGCAAACCAAGGTGGTTCCCAAACCCGATCCCGAAGAGTTTCGCCAAAACCTAGAAACCTCGCTCCAGAACCTACAACTCGATACCATTGATCTGTTAGGGATTCATGGGATCAATACTCAAGAGATTATCGAGCAAACTGTCCGTCCTGGGGGCTGCTTGGATGTGGCCCGGGAATACCAGAAACAGGGCAGAATTCGCTTTATTGGCTTCTCGACTCACGGCCCCACGGATATCATTACCCAAGCCATTGAAACCGGTCAATTTGACTATGTAAACCTCCATTGGTACTACATTAATCAGACCAACTGGCCGGCGATTCAAGCGGCTCAAAAGCACGATGTAGGGGTGTTTATCATCAGTCCCTCGGATAAAGGGGGGCAACTCTACAAACCACCACAAAAATTGGTGGATCTTTGCGCTCCCCTGAGTCCGATGGTCTTTAATGACCTGTTTTGCCTCAGTCATCCCCAAGTCCATACCCTGAGCTTAGGAGCAGCCCGTCCGAGTGATTTTGAGGAGCATCTGAAGGTTTTGCCCCTGTTAGATCGGGCTGATGAAGTCCTACCGCCCATTCTCCATCGGTTAGAGGAGGCGGCGATCGCCACTTTCGGAGAAAATTGGTACAAAACTTGGCATGTCGGCCTCCCCACTCCCGAAGAAACTCCCAATAACATCAACATTCCCATTATTCTCTGGCTGAGGAATCTTGCCCTCGCCTACGATTTAGTCGAGTATGCCAAAATGCGCTATAACCTCCTCGGCAATGGCAGCCACTGGTTTCCCGGCAATAAAGCCCATAACCTGAAGGTTGACCTGAAACCCTGTTTAGCCAACAGTCCCCATAGAAACATCATTCCCGACCTCCTCCGAGAAGCCGACCAATTGCTTGGTGGGCAAGAGGTTAAGCGCCTATCCCAGTCCTGA
- the recA gene encoding recombinase RecA codes for MAAKTSENSDKQKALKAVLTQIERSFGKGAIMRLGDVGRMKVETIPSGALTLDLALGGGLPKGRVIEIYGPESSGKTTLALHAISEVQKGGGVAAFVDAEHALDPTYASVLGVDIENLLVSQPDTGEMALEVVDQLVRSAAVDIVVVDSVAALVPRSEIEGDMGDAPMGAQARLMSQAMRKITGNIGKSGCTVIFLNQLRQKIGVVYGNPETTTGGNALKFYASVRLDIRRIQTLKKGSEEYGIRAKVKVAKNKVAPPFRIAEFDIIFGKGISSMGCLLDIAEETGVITKKGAWYSKDGNNIGQGRDNTIQYMQENPQFTQDVENQVRQQLDMGAVVSANSVAPVNEEDEEGLTDGDNLPDLDVKIEEEELEL; via the coding sequence ATGGCTGCAAAAACAAGCGAAAATTCCGATAAACAGAAAGCCCTGAAAGCCGTTCTCACCCAAATAGAGCGAAGTTTTGGGAAAGGTGCAATCATGCGCCTGGGCGATGTGGGACGCATGAAAGTGGAAACCATTCCCAGTGGAGCGCTCACCCTGGACTTAGCCCTGGGGGGAGGCCTACCCAAGGGGCGGGTGATTGAAATCTATGGGCCGGAAAGTTCCGGGAAAACTACCCTGGCGCTTCATGCCATTTCTGAAGTGCAGAAAGGGGGAGGGGTGGCGGCCTTTGTGGATGCGGAACATGCCCTAGACCCGACCTATGCCTCCGTTTTGGGGGTAGATATTGAAAACTTGCTCGTGTCGCAACCGGATACGGGAGAAATGGCCCTAGAGGTGGTCGATCAGTTGGTGCGATCGGCTGCTGTTGATATTGTAGTGGTAGACTCCGTAGCTGCCTTGGTTCCGCGATCGGAAATTGAAGGCGATATGGGGGATGCCCCCATGGGGGCCCAAGCTCGGCTGATGAGCCAAGCCATGCGGAAAATCACCGGAAATATCGGCAAATCTGGCTGTACCGTCATTTTCCTCAACCAACTGCGGCAAAAAATTGGGGTCGTCTATGGCAACCCGGAAACCACCACGGGCGGTAATGCCCTGAAATTTTATGCCTCTGTGCGCCTCGATATCCGCCGCATCCAAACCTTGAAAAAAGGCTCAGAAGAATACGGCATTCGCGCCAAGGTGAAAGTGGCTAAAAACAAGGTCGCTCCCCCCTTCCGAATTGCCGAATTTGACATTATCTTCGGTAAAGGCATCTCCTCCATGGGCTGCCTTTTGGATATTGCCGAAGAAACCGGAGTGATTACTAAAAAAGGCGCTTGGTACAGTAAAGACGGTAATAATATTGGCCAAGGACGGGATAATACCATTCAGTACATGCAGGAGAATCCCCAGTTTACTCAAGACGTAGAAAATCAGGTACGCCAGCAACTCGATATGGGAGCAGTGGTTTCTGCTAACTCCGTGGCTCCAGTCAATGAGGAGGATGAGGAGGGACTGACGGATGGGGATAATCTACCCGATCTCGACGTGAAGATTGAAGAAGAAGAGTTAGAACTTTAG
- the proX gene encoding glycine betaine/L-proline ABC transporter substrate-binding protein ProX has translation MAKILYRRWFSIPVVLAIAFGLISCDSNRRSAQQHTQTLTVRSAHGTWVEESFQTAVVNIGLQELGYTIETPKELDYASIYLSIANQDIDYSVVYYDRGYESLFNAANQNNQLDQIGQIIPPGSQGYQIDKKTADEYGITSFQQLQDPQIATLFDSNGDGKADLTGCNPGWACGAVIEHHIEVYGLKNTVEQNQGNYTALLENTITHYQQGQPILYYAYNPHWIFAVLKPNQDVVFLEVPFTSLPQDEKMGDITEDDTIFEGKNLGWPSVGQKFVVNREFVDNHPMAKRWFELVTIPVADMNQVSLAIKDGKNTPEAIRSLAQEWVSENQVQFDEWLVQAKEAK, from the coding sequence ATGGCAAAAATATTATACCGTCGATGGTTTTCAATCCCTGTCGTGTTGGCGATCGCCTTTGGACTCATTTCCTGTGACTCTAACCGGCGATCGGCTCAACAACATACCCAGACTTTAACTGTGCGTTCTGCCCATGGGACTTGGGTAGAAGAAAGCTTTCAAACCGCAGTTGTCAATATAGGCTTACAAGAACTCGGTTACACCATTGAAACTCCCAAAGAATTAGATTATGCTAGTATTTATCTCTCCATAGCCAATCAGGATATTGACTATAGTGTAGTCTATTACGATAGGGGTTATGAATCCTTATTTAATGCCGCCAATCAGAATAATCAATTAGACCAAATTGGCCAGATTATTCCCCCAGGGAGTCAAGGGTATCAAATTGATAAGAAAACTGCTGACGAGTATGGAATTACCAGTTTTCAACAGTTGCAAGATCCCCAAATCGCCACCCTTTTTGATAGTAATGGAGATGGCAAAGCCGATTTAACTGGGTGTAATCCCGGTTGGGCCTGTGGAGCAGTGATAGAGCATCACATCGAAGTCTATGGACTCAAAAACACGGTAGAACAAAATCAGGGCAACTATACAGCCCTTTTGGAAAATACCATCACCCATTATCAACAGGGACAACCCATTTTATATTATGCCTATAATCCTCATTGGATCTTTGCGGTTTTGAAACCCAATCAAGATGTCGTGTTTTTAGAGGTTCCGTTTACCTCTCTACCCCAAGATGAAAAAATGGGAGATATAACAGAAGACGATACCATATTTGAAGGCAAAAATTTGGGTTGGCCAAGTGTAGGACAAAAATTTGTGGTTAACCGGGAGTTCGTAGACAATCATCCCATGGCTAAACGCTGGTTTGAATTGGTGACGATTCCTGTAGCTGATATGAATCAGGTCAGTTTAGCCATTAAAGACGGGAAAAATACCCCAGAAGCTATTCGCAGTTTAGCCCAAGAATGGGTCAGTGAAAATCAAGTCCAATTTGATGAGTGGTTAGTTCAGGCTAAAGAAGCCAAGTAG
- a CDS encoding 3D domain-containing protein, whose amino-acid sequence MTRQLTRLALALTLACTSSAIAASVIPPAWSNSQWSVSSWQYRTAQSSPSSVNWVTLTPSVHPTSGRALSLWSTYYHIYQAQETTYGYPLLDRSGRALAYLSHRDWCYAALQGTVQVQDRSGNLTTYNFAGRGSRLQLDCSAYFKSLSPATLQKTGRVRFGLARGPHGDGAGGYRLVPYRTIAVDRQRIPLGSVVYIPAARGQHISLPNGETIIHDGYFFAADVGSAIKGNQIDVFVGSDKRSPFPFITSNPRGTFPAFVVQDPQINQVLSRLHR is encoded by the coding sequence ATGACTCGTCAACTGACCCGTCTGGCTTTAGCTCTTACCTTAGCTTGTACTTCAAGTGCAATTGCTGCTAGTGTTATTCCTCCAGCTTGGAGTAATTCCCAATGGTCTGTTTCATCTTGGCAATATCGAACAGCCCAATCTTCACCCTCTAGCGTAAACTGGGTAACCCTGACCCCTTCCGTTCATCCTACTTCTGGTCGCGCCCTGTCTTTGTGGTCTACCTATTATCATATTTATCAAGCTCAAGAAACCACTTATGGCTATCCATTACTCGATCGCTCTGGTCGAGCCTTAGCTTATCTTTCCCATCGAGATTGGTGTTATGCTGCCTTACAAGGTACGGTGCAAGTCCAAGACCGCTCTGGGAACTTAACAACCTATAATTTTGCTGGTCGAGGGTCGAGATTACAGCTCGATTGTTCGGCCTATTTTAAGAGTCTTTCCCCTGCAACTCTACAAAAAACGGGGCGAGTCCGCTTTGGTTTGGCTCGTGGCCCCCATGGAGATGGGGCCGGTGGATATCGTTTAGTCCCTTATCGGACGATAGCAGTCGATCGCCAACGGATTCCTTTAGGGTCTGTTGTTTATATTCCTGCGGCTAGAGGACAACACATCTCACTCCCCAATGGAGAGACCATTATTCATGATGGGTATTTCTTTGCCGCAGATGTGGGTAGTGCTATTAAAGGGAATCAGATTGATGTGTTTGTCGGCTCAGATAAACGTAGCCCTTTTCCGTTTATTACCAGTAATCCGAGGGGAACTTTTCCTGCATTTGTGGTACAAGATCCTCAGATTAACCAGGTTTTAAGCCGTCTGCATCGGTAG
- a CDS encoding type II toxin-antitoxin system death-on-curing family toxin, with protein MAEPLWISEEVVRAIHEAQIEQHGGSLGIRDENLLAASLARPRHWFTYTEASLFELAAAYGYGLAKNHPFIDGNKRTAFAVMGTFLLVNGYLLEVQDREVVQMMERLATDEENQDSLAQWLEKNSISTVL; from the coding sequence GTGGCTGAACCGCTATGGATTTCAGAGGAAGTTGTACGAGCGATCCATGAGGCTCAAATTGAGCAGCATGGAGGAAGTTTAGGGATTCGAGATGAAAATTTACTGGCGGCAAGTTTAGCTAGACCTAGACATTGGTTTACTTATACTGAAGCGAGTTTATTTGAACTGGCAGCAGCTTATGGCTATGGATTAGCTAAGAATCATCCATTTATTGATGGAAATAAACGAACAGCGTTTGCGGTTATGGGGACGTTTTTGCTCGTTAATGGGTATTTGCTGGAAGTTCAAGATCGCGAAGTGGTACAAATGATGGAACGGTTAGCAACAGATGAAGAAAATCAAGACTCTTTAGCTCAATGGTTAGAGAAAAATTCAATATCTACAGTATTATAG
- a CDS encoding type II toxin-antitoxin system RelE family toxin — protein sequence MPNNSDPVNIDLTPEYRKNLKILAKKYRNIRSDTQSAIAELQNGSVLGDRLAGFGSNFYVYKVRVKNSDIQKGKSAGYRIIYLLESERSILLLTIYSKSEQEDITVNQIQSILDDFYDSE from the coding sequence ATGCCCAATAATTCTGACCCGGTGAATATCGATTTAACGCCTGAATACCGGAAGAATCTCAAAATTTTAGCTAAAAAATACCGCAATATTCGTTCGGATACTCAGTCGGCGATCGCTGAACTACAAAATGGCAGTGTGTTAGGCGATCGCCTGGCGGGTTTTGGCTCTAATTTTTATGTTTACAAGGTGAGGGTAAAAAATAGCGATATTCAAAAAGGCAAAAGCGCCGGATATCGCATTATCTATTTGCTGGAGTCAGAAAGGAGTATTTTATTGTTAACGATCTATAGCAAGTCAGAACAAGAAGACATCACAGTAAATCAAATTCAGTCTATTTTAGATGATTTTTATGATTCTGAATAA
- a CDS encoding type II toxin-antitoxin system RelN family antitoxin yields the protein MQAFEMMAKVDQNGQLLLDEPLAIRSDRRVKVILLVSDDEEVDPDDTPVEEIKASLRRALQEAKEGKRIPLEQMWEGIDAQ from the coding sequence ATGCAAGCGTTTGAAATGATGGCAAAAGTCGATCAAAACGGTCAACTGTTATTAGATGAGCCTTTAGCTATTCGATCTGACCGTCGAGTTAAAGTTATTCTGCTAGTATCTGATGATGAAGAAGTCGATCCAGATGATACTCCTGTAGAAGAAATTAAGGCGAGTTTGAGACGAGCCTTACAAGAAGCCAAAGAAGGCAAAAGAATCCCCTTAGAACAAATGTGGGAGGGGATTGATGCCCAATAA
- the ureC gene encoding urease subunit alpha, with amino-acid sequence MGYRIDRLAYAQTYGPTVGDRLRLADTELIIEVEQDYTTYGDEVKFGGGKVIRDGMGQSPITNADGAVDMVITNALILDWWGIVKADIGIKDGKIYKIGKAGNPYIQDKVDIIIGPGTEAVAGEGMILTAGGIDSHIHFICPQQIETAIASGITTMLGGGTGPATGTNATTCTPGPWNMYRMLQAAEAFPMNLGFLGKGNSSQPEALREQILAGAMGLKLHEDWGTTPATIDTCLSVADEYDVQVAIHTDTLNEAGFVETTIEAFKNRAIHTYHTEGAGGGHAPDIIKVCSLANVLPSSTNPTRPYTLNTLEEHLDMLMVCHHLDRSIPEDVAFAESRIRRETIAAEDILHDLGAFSMIASDSQAMGRVGEVIIRTWQTGHKIKVQRGPLPEDSSRNDNTRAKRYVAKYTINPAITHGIADQVGSVEEGKLADLCLWKPAFFGVKPELVIKGGAIAYAQMGDPNASIPTPQPVHMRPMFASFGSALSATSLTFVSQAALERDIASQLGLQKPTIAVANTRQLTKGDLKLNDALPHIEVDPQTYEVRADGELLTCEPATVLPMAQRYFLF; translated from the coding sequence ATGGGTTATCGGATCGATCGCCTCGCATATGCACAAACCTATGGGCCCACAGTAGGCGATCGCCTGCGCTTGGCGGATACAGAATTAATTATCGAAGTCGAACAGGATTACACTACTTACGGCGATGAGGTAAAATTTGGTGGTGGTAAAGTGATCCGGGACGGTATGGGTCAATCTCCCATTACCAATGCCGATGGCGCGGTGGATATGGTGATCACCAATGCCCTGATTTTAGACTGGTGGGGAATTGTTAAAGCCGATATTGGTATCAAAGACGGCAAAATATACAAAATTGGTAAAGCCGGAAATCCCTACATTCAAGACAAGGTGGACATCATTATCGGCCCCGGTACGGAAGCTGTAGCGGGAGAAGGGATGATTCTCACGGCTGGAGGCATTGATTCCCACATTCATTTTATCTGTCCTCAGCAGATTGAAACGGCGATCGCCTCCGGCATTACCACCATGCTCGGCGGCGGAACCGGCCCCGCAACCGGAACCAACGCCACCACCTGCACCCCCGGCCCCTGGAATATGTACCGCATGTTGCAAGCGGCCGAAGCATTCCCCATGAATTTGGGCTTTCTGGGTAAAGGCAATAGTTCGCAACCGGAAGCACTCCGGGAACAAATTCTAGCCGGAGCCATGGGTTTAAAGCTCCATGAAGATTGGGGTACTACCCCCGCAACCATTGATACCTGCTTATCTGTAGCTGATGAATATGATGTGCAAGTCGCCATTCATACCGATACCCTGAACGAAGCCGGATTCGTAGAAACCACCATCGAAGCGTTTAAAAATCGCGCTATTCATACTTATCACACGGAAGGCGCGGGGGGAGGCCATGCACCCGATATCATCAAAGTTTGCTCTCTAGCCAATGTTCTCCCCTCCTCCACCAACCCCACCCGACCCTATACCCTGAATACCCTAGAAGAGCATCTCGACATGCTCATGGTTTGCCACCATCTTGACCGCTCCATACCGGAAGATGTGGCCTTTGCCGAGTCCCGTATCCGGCGCGAAACCATCGCCGCCGAGGATATTTTGCACGATCTGGGCGCATTTAGTATGATTGCCTCCGACTCCCAAGCCATGGGTCGAGTCGGCGAGGTGATTATCCGCACCTGGCAGACGGGTCATAAGATCAAAGTACAGCGCGGCCCCTTACCGGAAGATAGCAGCCGCAATGATAATACCCGCGCCAAACGCTACGTGGCTAAATACACAATTAATCCCGCCATTACCCATGGAATTGCTGACCAGGTAGGGTCAGTAGAAGAAGGCAAATTAGCCGATCTCTGTCTGTGGAAACCCGCGTTTTTTGGTGTAAAACCGGAACTTGTGATTAAGGGGGGTGCGATCGCCTATGCTCAGATGGGAGACCCTAACGCCAGCATTCCCACCCCCCAACCCGTCCACATGCGTCCCATGTTTGCCAGCTTTGGCTCTGCACTCTCGGCAACCTCCTTAACCTTCGTCTCCCAAGCAGCTTTAGAGCGAGATATTGCCAGCCAACTCGGTCTACAAAAACCCACCATAGCCGTAGCCAATACCCGGCAACTGACCAAGGGGGATCTTAAGCTCAATGATGCTCTCCCCCACATTGAAGTTGACCCGCAAACCTACGAAGTCCGTGCAGATGGTGAATTACTCACCTGCGAACCCGCCACCGTTTTACCCATGGCTCAACGGTATTTTCTGTTTTAA
- a CDS encoding nucleotidyltransferase family protein: protein MSLQGLLVEKREQILEIAAKHGAFNVRVFGSVVRGEETEDSDIDFLIDYDSTRTTAWFPGGLLMDLQDLLGRRVDVLTEDGISALIKDRILAEAQPLQRFALGNRE, encoded by the coding sequence ATGTCTTTACAGGGTTTATTAGTGGAAAAACGGGAACAAATTCTAGAAATTGCTGCCAAGCACGGCGCATTTAATGTGCGCGTGTTTGGCTCAGTAGTACGAGGAGAGGAGACAGAAGACAGTGATATTGATTTCTTGATTGATTATGACTCAACCAGGACTACAGCTTGGTTTCCGGGAGGATTGTTGATGGATTTACAGGATTTGTTAGGACGGCGGGTTGACGTGCTTACTGAAGATGGCATTAGTGCTTTGATTAAGGATCGCATTTTGGCAGAGGCACAACCTTTACAGCGCTTCGCGCTAGGGAATAGGGAATAG
- a CDS encoding HepT-like ribonuclease domain-containing protein has translation MRSDLERLKDIQEGIAKIEQYTVRGQSVFFEDELVQTWVLFHLQTIGEAASAISDNLKNRFSEVPWQDIIDFGNLVVYEYFRVNFRVVWQIVENNLPSLKVQIESILATY, from the coding sequence ATGAGAAGCGATTTGGAACGTTTGAAAGACATACAGGAAGGCATCGCTAAAATTGAACAGTACACGGTACGAGGTCAATCGGTATTTTTTGAGGATGAACTGGTACAAACTTGGGTATTATTTCATCTACAAACAATCGGTGAGGCGGCGAGTGCTATATCTGATAACCTAAAAAATAGATTTTCTGAAGTCCCTTGGCAGGATATTATTGATTTCGGGAATTTGGTCGTCTATGAATATTTTCGAGTGAATTTTAGAGTGGTTTGGCAGATTGTGGAGAACAATTTGCCGTCTTTGAAGGTACAGATTGAATCAATACTTGCGACCTATTAA